The DNA sequence AGCAGGTCCCAGACGTTGCCCACGTACTCCTTCTGCGCGTCGATCTTCACGCCGCGCACGATGTTGCCGAAGGCCACACCCCACAGGAACGCCGGGAGCAGCGACGTCCAGAAGATCGCGTGTTCCCAGTTGGTCTGCCAGCGCTCCTCGGGCCGCTTCGCCCGGTACTCGAAGGCGACACCGCGCACGATCAAGGAGATCAGGATGAGCAGCAGCGGCAGATAGAAGCCGGAGAAGAGCGTCGCGTACCACTCGGGGAAGGCGGCGAAGGTCGCGCCGCCCGCCGAGAGCAGCCAGACCTCGTTGCCGTCCCAGACGGGACCGATGGTGTTGATGAGCACCCGCTTCTCGGTCCGGTCACGGGCGAGCAGCTTGGTGAGGACTCCGACCCCGAAGTCGAAGCCTTCGAGGAAGAAGTAGCCGATCCACAGGACGGCGATCAGGACGAACCAGACGTCGTGCAGTTCCATGTGCGCCCAGCTCCTTTAGTACGAGAAGGCCATGGGCCGGTCGGCATCGTCATCGGCGTCCTTGCCGGTGCCGCCACCGGGCGGACCGCCGATCTTGGTGGGCGGGTTGAGGTCGGCGTCGGTGAGCTCGGGCGGGCCCTTCCGCACGTACTTGAGCAGCAGCCTGACCTCGATCACGGCGAGGATCGCGTAGATCAGCGTGAAGACGATCAGTGAGGTGAGCACCTCGCCCTGCGAGACACCGGGGGAGACCGCGTCCTCGGTCTTCAGGACGCCGTAGACCACCCAGGGCTGTCGGCCCGTCTCGGTGAAGATCCAGCCCCAGGCGGTGCCGATGAGCGGGAAGATCAGCGTCCACTGCGACAGGCGCCACCACCAGTTGCCGAGCTTCGGCGCCAGCTCCTTGTTCTTGGTGAGCATCAGCTTCGGCACTTCCTCGTCGCCCGTGCGGTGCTCCGGGGCGAGCCACACCTTCCGCCGGGTGAGCCAGAGTCCGGCGGTGCACAGGGCCATCGAGACGCCGCCGAAGCCGATCATCCAGCGGTAGGACCAGTAGGCGGTGGGGATGTTCGGCCGGTAGTCACCGGGGCCGAACTTGTCCTGCGCCTCCTTGTTGAGGTCGTTGATGCCGGGGATCTCCGCGCTGAAGTTGTTCTTGGCGAGGAAGGAGAGGACACCGGGGATCTCTATGGCGACCTCGTTGTGGCCCTTGGCGACATCTCCGTAGGCGAACAGCGAGAACGGGGCGGGCTTCTCGGACTCCCACAGGGCCTCTGCGGCCGACATCTTCATCGGCTGCTGCTCGTACATGACCTTGCCGAGGGTGTCGGCGCTGATCACGGTGAGCAGGGTGCCGACGAACGCGGTCACCAGGCCGAGCCGCAGCGACATCCGCATCGTGCGGACGTGCCGCTTCTTGCGCAGGTGGAAGATGGCGATGCCGGTCATGAACGCGCCGCCGACCAGGATGGTCGCCGCGATGACGTGGAAGAAGTTGACGAGCGTCGTCTCCTGGAACAGCACCTTGGCGAAGTCGGTGAGCTCGGCGCGCTTCTTGCCGTCCCGCTCGACGATCTTGTAGCCCACCGGGTGCTGCATAAAGGCGTTCGCGGCGATGATGAAGTACGCCGAGAGGATCGTGCCGATCGACACCATCCAGATCGTCGCGCAGTGCAGCTTCTTCGGGAGCTTGTCCCAGCCGAAGATCCACAGACCGATGAAGGTCGACTCGAAGAAGAAGGCGATCAGGGCCTCGAAGGCCAGCGGAGCGCCGAAGACGTCGCCGACGAACCGTGAGTAGTCGGACCAGTTCATGCCGAACTGGAACTCCTGCACGATGCCGGTGACGACGCCCATCGCGATGTTGATCAGGAACAGCTTGCCCCAGAACTTGGTGGCTCTGAGGTAGTGCTCCTTGCCCGTCCGCACCCAGGCGGTCTCAAGGATCGCCGTGAGGGCGGCCAGGGAGATCGTCAGGGGGACGAAGAGGAAGTGGTAGACGGTGGTGATGCCGAACTGCCATCGCGCCAGTGTTTCCGGCGCCAGTGCCAGGTCCACGTCGACTTCTCCTTACATGCCGTTGTCATAGCGGCAGTTTGCCCCTTATGTCATAGACAACTGCGGAGCAAGTGGGACACGCTTGTGAACGCGTTCACATTCACAAGCATTATGTCGTACTGCCTTGCGAGGCTTGAAAGGGGGGTCCCGTTACCGCAGGGAACGGGGTAGGCGACGTGATCGCGGGTGGGGCCGTTCGGCCCTGTCATGGCGGGCCACAGGGGCCGTACGGCTGCCGTTCGGCCCTGGCGCGGCCCGCGCGAGGCTCCGCCACCCGGACGGGCATCTCTGCTGTGACCTGGGCGAATGCCATCTCGCGGGCGCTTGCGAGCCTCTCGGCCGCAACAAGAACGCCCCGCGCGGACACAGCGGTCCACGCGGGGCGTCAGGGCCGGACCGAGCAGATCCGGCCGGAGGCCTAGAGCTCCTTGCGGAACGCCTCCGCCACCTTCAGGAAGATGTCGTTGGCCTCCACCTCACCGATCGTGACGCGGACGCCCTCGCCGGGGAACGGCCGCACGGTGACGCCGGCCTGCTCGCACACCCCGGCGAAGTCCACGGTCCGGTCGCCGGTCCGCAGCCACACGAAGTTCGCCTGCGTGTCCGGCACCGTCCAGCCCTGCGTCCGCAGCCCCTCCAGGACGCGCGTGCGCTCGCCGACCAGCACCCCGACCCGGCCGAGCAGCTCGTCCTCCGCCCGCAGCGAGGCCACCGCCGCGTCCTGGGCGAGCTGGCTGACCCCGAAGGGCACCGCCGTCTTGCGCAGCGCGGCCGCCACCGGCTCGTGCGCGATCGCGAAGCCGACGCGCAGACCCGCGAGGCCGTACGCCTTGGAGAAGGTCCGCAGGACGCAGACGTTCGGCCGGTCGCGGTAGAGCTCGATCCCGTCCGGGACCTCCGGATCCCTGACGAACTCGCGGTAGGCCTCGTCGAGCACCACCAGGATGTCGCTCGGCACCGCGTCGAGGAAGCGCTCGAGCTCGGCCTTGCGGACCGCGGTGCCGGTCGGGTTGTTGGGGTTGCAGACGAAGATCAGGCGGGTGCGGTCGGTGATGGCCGCCGCCATCGCGTCGAGGTCGTGCACCTCCCCGGAGGTCAGCGGCACCCGCACCGACGTGGCCCCGCTGATCTGCGTGATGATCGGGTACGCCTCGAAGGACCGCCAGGCGTAGATCACCTCGTCACCGGGGCCCGACGTGGCCTGGATCAGCTGCTGGGCGACGCCCACGGATCCGGTGCCCGTCGCCACGTGCGACACCGGCACCCCGAACCGGTCGGCCAGCTCGCTCATCAGGCCCGTACAGGCCATGTCCGGGTACCGGTTGAAGGACCGCACGGTCTCCATCGCGGTCTCGAGCACGCCCGGCAGCGGCGGATAGGGGTTCTCGTTGGAGGACAGCTTGTACGCCTGCTGGCCCTCGGCCGCGGCGGGCTTGCCCGGCTTGTAGGTGGGAATGCCCTCCAACTCGGCGCGCAGCCTCGGGCTCGTCTCGCTCACCGCGGTCCTCCTCGTGATCATCCGGCCTTCAATGATTCTCACCTTATGAGGATTCGCGGCCGCTGCGAATGGCCTGGCCGTCCCAATCAGCGCGTACGCCGTCCCGAGCGGCCGTCCCACGGGCATCTCACGGGCATCCCACGGTCATCCCACGGAGCGTCCGGGGCGCGGCCCGGCTCACGCCCGCCGCGCACGAACCCAGGGGGCGCCCCCAGCGGACGCGCGCGCCGGTGGCTCACTCCGTGGCGCGCATCACCCGTCAAGGTGAGTTGAGACCTCTTCGAGACCTCGCCCATTTGGCAGGCCCCCATGCGACGACAAGGGGGCGATGCCGAGACACGCGCCCAACTCCCTTGCAATCCAAGGTCATTGAGGGAAAATCGCCATGCAGAATCGTGCCTGTCAACGGGTGAATATGCGCCCGCACTACCCACCCCCATGAGCCCTACTATCGGCTCGCCATGACAGCAGCAGGGAAGCACCAGGTGAGCCGAGCGGAGACCGCCCGCCGGGGCAACCGGCAGAGCCGAGCCGGCATCAGAGACGTCGCCGCCGCAGCCGGTGTCTCCATCACGACGGTCTCCGACGCCCTCAACGGCAAAGGGCGACTGCCCGATGCCACTCGACGCCATGTCCGCGAGGTCGCCGACCGCCTCGGCTATCGACCGTCGGCAGCCGCCCGAACACTCCGTACCGGCAAATCGGGCCTCATCGGCCTGACCGTGACGACGTACGGGGATGAACCTTTCACCTTCACCGAGTTCGCGTACTTCGCGGAGATGGCGAGAGCCGCCACCTCCGCGGCGCTCGCCCGGGGCTACGCCCTGGTCATCCTGCCCGCGACCTCGCGCCGCAGCCCCGTCGACGTCTGGTCGAACGTGGCGCTCGACGGCACCGTCGTCGTCGACCCCTCCGACCACGACCCCGTGGTCAGCGAGCTGGTCCGGCAGGGCCTGCCGGTGGTCTCCGACGGCCGCCCGGCGGGGTCCCTACCGGTCACGGCCTGGGTCGACAACGACCACGAGGCCGCGGTCCTGGAGATCCTCGAACACCTCGCCGCGGCCGGTGCCCGCCGCATCGGCCTGCTCACCGGCACCACCACCGACACGTACACCCATCTGTCCACCACCGCCTATCTGCGCTGGTGCGAGCGCGTCGGCCAGGACCCGGTGTACGAGTCCTACCCCGCGCACGACCCGTGCGCGGGCGCCGTCGCCGCCGACCGGCTGCTCGCCCGGCCGGACCGGCCCGACGCCGTCTACGGCCTGTTCGACCCGAACGGGACCGATCTGCTCGCCGCGGCCCGCCGCTACGGCCTGCGCGTACCGGACGACCTGTTGCTCGTGTGCTGCAGCGAGTCGACCGTGTACGCCACCACCGAGCCGCCCATCACCACGCTCTCGCTGAAGCCCCGCCGCATCGGCACCGCCGTGGTCCAGCTCCTCATCGACGCCATCGAGGGCCTGGACACCGGCCGACCCGTCGAGCAGGTGATACCGACCGAGCTGATCGTGCGCACCTCGTCCGAGCGACGCCCCCCGCGCACAACCGTCAGTCCGCCCCGCGCCCCCGGCCACGGCTGACCGCCGACGCTCCCGACCACGGGCCCGGGGCCATCGCCTCAGGCCCGTGGCCTGCGGGGAAACCTCGGGCCAATTCGGGAGAAAACCGTGGTGAACTGGCTCTCCCCATCGATTCACCACCCCTGGTGCACCACACAGCGACAGCCGCATTCCTATGATGGGCGGACGACACCGCGGGCCGCTGCGACCAGGCAGTCCGATCCCGGTGCAGATGCGGCGCAATGGTGGTGGAGGGGTCGATGACTCAGGGGGCCGGTCAGGGACCCGAGGTGCGGACGGCGACGCTGCGCGACTTCCGCGTACCCGCGTACGTGTACGAAGGCGTCCGCGAGACCGGCAACCAGGCCGCCGAACACGGCGACCGGGCCGCCGCCGAGCAGGAACAGACCGCCGCCCAGGCGCCCGCCGCCGGGCAGGGCCCCGGCCCCGCCCAGGGGCAGTTCCCCACCGGACACGCTCCGCAGGCCCAGCGGGCCCCGTACGCCCCCCAGACTCCCTCCGGGGCGCCGGGCTCCACCCCGCCGCGGATTCCCGCACAGCCGGGCGCCGGGCGCCACGCGCACGCCCCCGAGGCCCAGGCGCACCCGATGGCCGCGCAGGCCCCCGCGCCCGTGCCGCAGGCCATGACGGCCCCGGCCCACCCGGGCGCGGCGGGCGAGATGCCCGCCGGCTACACCCCCACCGAGCGCGACCTGCCCGTCATCAACCGCGGGGACACCGTGCAGGTCGAGGTGCGCGAGATGCCCGAGCCGCCGCCCGCCCCCGGCGGGGACGAGCTCGGTCCGCTCTACGTCGTGGGCGACGTCCACGGCTATCTGGACGAGCTGGTCGCGGCGCTCCAGGCCGAGGGACTCATCGACGCCGACCTCACCTGGTGCGCGGGCAACACCCGGCTGTGGTTCCTCGGCGACTTCACCGACCGCGGGCCCGACGGCATCGGCGTCATCGACCTCGTGATGCGCCTGTCCGCCGAGGCCGCCGCCGCGGGCGGCTACTGCAAGGCGCTCATGGGCAACCACGAGCTGCTGCTCATCGGCGCCAAGCGCTTCGGCGACACCCCGGTCAACTCGGGCGCGGGCACCGCCACGTTCCAGGCCGCCTGGCTCCTGAACGGCGGGCAGAAGACAGACATGGAGCGCCTGGAGGACCACCACCTCCAGTGGATGGCCCGCCTCGACGCCATCGAGGAGGCGGACGGGCACCTGCTCGTGCACTCCGACACCACCGCGTACCTCGACTACGGCGACTCGATCGAAGAGGTCAACGACACCATCCGCGAGGCGCTCACGCGCAACGACGCCGACGAGTACTGGGACCTGTTCCGCAAGTTCACCAAGCGCTTCGCCTTCCGCGACGACTCCGGCCCGGCCGCCGTGCGCGAACTCCTCGACGTCTACGGCGGCAGCCGCATCGTCCACGGTCACAGCCCCATCCCGTACCTCCTGGGCGAGGTCGGCTCCGAGTACGACGGGGACGACGACGGCCGCCCGGTCATCGAGGGACCGCACGTCTACGCCGACGGCCTGGCCATCGCCATGGACGGCGGAGTGACCATGGCCGGAAAGCTACTGGTCTGTCAGCTGCCACTGGCTAACTGAGCGTTCACCGGGCAAGGGCACGAGTAAGCACGTCGATACAGGATCTCGCTGGCCAGCGGGCCAATTCTGGAAACCCCCTGTCACCGCGTGCCGTCACGGCTCTACCATCGCTCTATCCGTAGCAGGCTCCCCTCCGTTTCTGCCCGACGGCTCGTGATCCTGCGAGCCCCAAGCCCTACGGAGCATCGGGGGATGCACATGAACAGCGCTCCACACCTGCTCAATGAGGACCGCCCCGAATACGCGCGGATCCTCGATGAGGCGCTGCGCACCGCACCGAACCGCCCGGAGCTGGCCGCGGTGGGCCAGCGACTCAACCCCGAGCAGCTGCGCACCATGGCTCTCAACGCCACCGCACTGATCACGGCCGCAGCAGCGACCGAATACCGCCAATATGTGAAGGTCCGTGAGGATCTGCGCGACTCCGGACGCTCCACGTCTCCATCCATCCGTGAAGGGAACGGTTCCAGCTCCACCCCGGCCGAATCCAGTTCCGGCGGCGTCGGCCTCGCCACGATGGGCGAGGTCACCGAGACCGCCGGTGCCGGAGCGGTCGCCGTGATCGCGGTCCTCGCGCCGGTCCTCGCCGGAGCGGCCGCCGCGATCTTCCTTCTCGTCGGCTACATCCTGAAGATGCTCAACCCCGAGCCCGCCTTCGCGGACACCCTGCTCACCGCCGGGTGGCTGTTCGGCGCGCTCACTGCGGGCGCCATCCTGGTCGCCGCGGTCGGCCTGCTCCTGACCGCCCTGCGCAACGGCTCCACCTCCCTCCAGGCAGGCTCGCACGACGAGCGGAACGCGGAGGTGGAACGGGCCAGGGAAGCCTGGAGCCGGGCTCTCCTGGAGCGCGGCATCCTGCCGTTCCTGCGGGAGGCACTCGCGGACCCGGGCGGGCCGCCCGCACCCAGGGCGCCCTCGACCGGACCGACCGGGCGCATGCCGCAACTCGGCTATCACAGGCCGGGCTTCAGCAGCCCCGACAGCGGCTCCACCACGGGCACCCGGCCGAGCTACTCCAGCCCGGACTTCTCCAGCCCGGACTACGGCGGCCCCGAGCACCGGCCCGAGTAACCCGACGGACGTCATCCGGTCGCCGCCAGGCGACGGGAGCGGCCCGGTCGCCCCCAGGCGACGGGGCCACTCCGGGACGGGCGACCGGCCCCCGCGCAGGGCGCGCCAGGCCCCCGCCCCGGCGCGCCAAGAGGCCGCTCCGCCCTGCCCGTACGCGCCCGTCCGGCCCTCGGTCAGTCGGCGATGGGCAGATAGACCCGGTTCCCCGCGGCCGCGAACTCCGCGGACTTCTCCGCCATGCCCTGCTCGATCTCGGCCTGCGTGCCCCCGTGCTCCCTGCGGATGTCCTGGGAGATCTTCATCGAGCAGAACTTCGGCCCGCACATCGAGCAGAAGTGCGCCGTCTTCGCGGGCTCCGCGGGCAGCGTCTCGTCGTGGAACTCACGGGCCGTCACCGGGTCGAGCGCCAGGTTGAACTGGTCCTCCCAGCGGAATTCGAAGCGCGCGTCCGAGAGCGCGTCGTCCCAGTCCTGCGCGCCCGGGTGCCCCTTGGCGAGGTCCGCCGCGTGCGCCGCGATCTTGTACGTGATGACGCCGGTCTTCACGTCGTCGCGGTTGGGCAGGCCGAGGTGCTCCTTCGGCGTGACGTAGCAGAGCATCGCCGTGCCCCACCAGCCGATCATCGCGGCGCCGATGCCGGACGTGATGTGGTCGTACGCGGGCGCGATGTCCGTGGTCAGCGGGCCGAGCGTGTAGAACGGCGCCTCCTCGCAGATCTCCTGCTGGAGGTCGATGTTCTCCTTGATCTTGTGCATCGGGACATGGCCCGGGCCCTCGATCATGGTCTGCACGTCGTGCGCCTTGGCGATCTTGTTCAGCTCGCCGAGGGTCTCCAGCTCGGCGAACTGCGCGCGGTCGTTGGCGTCCGCGATGGAGCCGGGCCTGAGGCCGTCACCGAGCGAGTACGTGACGTCGTACGCCGCGAGGATCTCGCAGAGCTCCTCGAAGTGCTCGTACAGGAAGCTCTCCTTGTGGTGCGCGAGGCACCAGGCCGCCATGATCGAGCCGCCGCGCGAGACGATGCCCGTCTTGCGGTTCGCGGTGAGCGGGACGTACGGCAGGCGGACGCCCGCGTGCACCGTCATGTAGTCCACGCCCTGCTCGGCCTGCTCGATGACCGTGTCCTTGTAGATCTCCCAGGTCAGCTCCTCGGCCTTGCCGTCGACCTTCTCCAGGGCCTGGTAGAGCGGCACGGTGCCGATGGGGACGGGGGAGTTGCGCAGGACCCACTCGCGGGTCGTGTGGATGTTGCGGCCGGTGGACAGGTCCATGACCGTGTCGGCGCCCCACTGGGTCGCCCACGTCATCTTGTCCACCTCCTCCTCGATGGAGGAGGTGACCGCGGAGTTGCCGATGTTGGCGTTGACCTTCACCAGGAACTTCTTGCCGATGATCATCGGCTCGATCTCCGGGTGGTTCACATTGGCCGGGAGCACCGCGCGCCCCGCCGCGATCTCGTCGCGGACGACCTCGGGCGCCATGCTCTCCCGGATCGCCACGTACTCCATCTCCGGAGTGATCTCCCCGCGGCGCGCGTACGCGAGCTGCGTCACCGCCTGCCCGGCGCGGGCGCGGCGCGGCTGGCGCGGGCGGCCGGGGAAGACCGCGTCGAGGTTGCGCAGGCCGCCGCGGGGCGAGGTGTGCTTGATGCCGTCGTCCTCGGGGCGGGCGGGGCGGCCCGCGTACTCCTCGGTGTCGCCGCGGCCGATGATCCAGTTCTCCCGCAGGGGGGTGAGCCCCCTGCGCACGTCGGTGTCGATCTCCGGGTCCGTGTACGGCCCCGAGGTGTCGTACAGGGTCACGGCCTTGCCGTTGGTGAGGTGCACCTGGCGGACCGGCACGCGCAGATCGGGGCGCGAGCCCTCGATGTACGCCTTGTGCCAGCCGGTGGACTTCCCGGCTCCGCTCGGGCTCTCGCCCTGGTCGGAGACAGGCGTGCGTGTGTCCGATGTGGTCATGAGACCTACTCCCTACGCCGGCATTACCCGGTAACAGGTTCGGCGGTCGACGCAGCGGCTTCCGTACGGTCCGATTCCCGTTCGTACGGAGGTCAGCGCCCTCTCAGCCCGGTGCTCCGAGCTCCCGCGTGTGCAAAGGTGCCTCCACGCTAGCGTCATATCGGGCGCGGTGAACAGAGGGCCCCCGCCGTTCTTGCGATGATCGGGCCGTGACCACCACAGAGCCCCCCACACCGCCGCCCCCGCCGGAGCCGCCGGGTCCTCATGGCCACGGGCCTGGCCACGGCCATGGACACGGGCACAGCCACGCGCACAGCCACGGCCCGGCCGCGCCCGTCTCCCGGCATCTGCGCAAGGTCATCGCCGCCGTCCTGATCCCCTTCGCCACGGCCGTCCTCGTCGGCCTCGTGGTGCTCTGGCCCGGCGGCACCCCCGACCACGAACGCACCGGCGTCGGCTTCGACCGGCAGACCCAGTCGGCCACCGTGGCGAAGGTGGACACGCTCCCCTGCGAGGACGTGAACGCCTCGCAGACCCCGCCCAACGGCGACACCTCCACCCCCGAGGGCCAGTCCGCGCAGTCGCGCGCCAAGGGCACCTGCAAGAAGGCCACGATCAAAGTGACCAGCGGCCCGGACAAGGGCTACACCTTCACGGAGATCGTCCAGCCGGACTCCCCCCGGCAGCTGAAGCAGGGCCAGGGCGTGGTGGTCGCCTACGAGCCCAAGGCGCCCAAGGGCCTGCAGTATTCGATCGCCGACGTGAACCGCAAAGTCCCGATGGCCCTGCTCGCCGGCATCTTCGCCCTGGCCGTCGTCGTGGTGGGACGGCTGCGCGGCGTCATGGCTCTGGTCGCCCTCGCGGTGAGCTTCCTGATCCTGACCTTCTTCATCCTCCCGGCGATCCTGCAGGGCTCGAACCCCCTGGTCGTCGCGGTCATCGGGGCGAGCGCCATCATGCTGATCGCGCTCTATATGTGCCACGGCCTGACAGCGCGTACGTCGGTCGCGGTGCTCGGCACCCTGATCTCCCTCCTCCTCATCGGCCTGCTCGGCTCGCTCTTCATCGGCTGGGCCTCCCTGACCGGCAACACGGACGACAACACCGGTCTGATTCACGGCCTTTACCCGGACATCGACATGAGCGGCCTGCTGCTCGCGGGCGTCATCATCGGCTCCCTCGGCGTGCTCGACGACGTCACCGTCACCCAGACCTCCGCGGTCTGGGAACTGCACCAGGCCAACCCGACGATGGGCTGGCGCGGTCTGTACCGTGCGGGCATCCGCATCGGCCGCGACCACATCGCCTCGGTCGTGAACACCCTGGTCCTCGCCTACGCGGGTGCCGCTCTCCCCCTTCTGCTGCTCTTCTCCATCGCCCAGAGCAGCGTGGGCACCGTGGCCAACAGCGAGCTGGTCGCCGAGGAGATCGTCCGTACGCTGATCGGCTCGATCGGTCTCGTCGCCTCCGTCCCCGTCACCACCGCGCTCGCCGCCCTCGTCGTCTCCGCCGACCGGCAGGGCCCGGCGGCGGCACCGGGCACCGCGGGCGCGGCCTCCTCGCACCCGGCAGGCCCGGGCGGAGCGGTGGGGCCCGGTGGGCCGGGTGACCTGGGTGGTCCGGGCGGCCCGGGTGGCCCAGGTGGCCCAAGTGGACCCGGCGGGCCAAGTGGACCGGGCGGGCCGACCGGGGCCGAGGGCGTGGGCCCCGCAGGGCCCGCCGGTGTCGCCTCGCCCCGCACGGGCGCCTCCCCGGCCCGCCCACGCCTCACCCGCGGCGGCACAGGCCGCCGTCGAAAACCCTGAACCCCCCTCACCTGACGGGCCCTTGCCCGCCCTCCCGGTCACTCACCGTGAAAAGCACCAATCCGCCATCACGCGTCCCGCCCGAGTGCCGAGCGGCACTCAGCCCGCGCTCTGCTCCTCCGCGAGGATGCGGTACAGCGCCTCGTCCAGATGCGTGTCGAAGTCGGCCAGCGTCCGCTCCTGCCCCAGCGGCACCAGCCTGTCCGTCCGGTCGAGGAAGGCAAGGAGCGGCGGAATCCCCACCTTGAACAAGGCCTGGTCACCCCCCACTTGAAGCCTGATGACCGCCTCGTCGAGATCGTCGGGGCCGGTGGGCGCGATGTGCACATCGCCGTCGCCGCAGGCCCTGCCCACCCCGTCCACCAGCAGCTCCCGCCCGAAGGCCCAGGTCACCGGGGCGTCGCCGGGCAAGTGGAAGGTCAGCCGCACGGCGTAGGGATCACACGTCTCGTACCGCAGCTCCACCGGGATCCGGAACGAGAGATCCTCCGACACAAGGAAGCTCATCATGACCTCTGCCTGGACCGACTCGCGCATCGCCGCCTACCCCGTCATTAGCCTTCCGTGGCCAGGAACCAACTCCCTGACACTCGTGTCATCTTGCTCAACGTACACATCAGATCACAAGGAGTGAGTTTTCAGATGCTGATAGAGAAGGCGAG is a window from the Streptomyces spectabilis genome containing:
- a CDS encoding cytochrome ubiquinol oxidase subunit I; this translates as MDLALAPETLARWQFGITTVYHFLFVPLTISLAALTAILETAWVRTGKEHYLRATKFWGKLFLINIAMGVVTGIVQEFQFGMNWSDYSRFVGDVFGAPLAFEALIAFFFESTFIGLWIFGWDKLPKKLHCATIWMVSIGTILSAYFIIAANAFMQHPVGYKIVERDGKKRAELTDFAKVLFQETTLVNFFHVIAATILVGGAFMTGIAIFHLRKKRHVRTMRMSLRLGLVTAFVGTLLTVISADTLGKVMYEQQPMKMSAAEALWESEKPAPFSLFAYGDVAKGHNEVAIEIPGVLSFLAKNNFSAEIPGINDLNKEAQDKFGPGDYRPNIPTAYWSYRWMIGFGGVSMALCTAGLWLTRRKVWLAPEHRTGDEEVPKLMLTKNKELAPKLGNWWWRLSQWTLIFPLIGTAWGWIFTETGRQPWVVYGVLKTEDAVSPGVSQGEVLTSLIVFTLIYAILAVIEVRLLLKYVRKGPPELTDADLNPPTKIGGPPGGGTGKDADDDADRPMAFSY
- the hisC gene encoding histidinol-phosphate transaminase, which translates into the protein MSETSPRLRAELEGIPTYKPGKPAAAEGQQAYKLSSNENPYPPLPGVLETAMETVRSFNRYPDMACTGLMSELADRFGVPVSHVATGTGSVGVAQQLIQATSGPGDEVIYAWRSFEAYPIITQISGATSVRVPLTSGEVHDLDAMAAAITDRTRLIFVCNPNNPTGTAVRKAELERFLDAVPSDILVVLDEAYREFVRDPEVPDGIELYRDRPNVCVLRTFSKAYGLAGLRVGFAIAHEPVAAALRKTAVPFGVSQLAQDAAVASLRAEDELLGRVGVLVGERTRVLEGLRTQGWTVPDTQANFVWLRTGDRTVDFAGVCEQAGVTVRPFPGEGVRVTIGEVEANDIFLKVAEAFRKEL
- a CDS encoding LacI family DNA-binding transcriptional regulator, translated to MTAAGKHQVSRAETARRGNRQSRAGIRDVAAAAGVSITTVSDALNGKGRLPDATRRHVREVADRLGYRPSAAARTLRTGKSGLIGLTVTTYGDEPFTFTEFAYFAEMARAATSAALARGYALVILPATSRRSPVDVWSNVALDGTVVVDPSDHDPVVSELVRQGLPVVSDGRPAGSLPVTAWVDNDHEAAVLEILEHLAAAGARRIGLLTGTTTDTYTHLSTTAYLRWCERVGQDPVYESYPAHDPCAGAVAADRLLARPDRPDAVYGLFDPNGTDLLAAARRYGLRVPDDLLLVCCSESTVYATTEPPITTLSLKPRRIGTAVVQLLIDAIEGLDTGRPVEQVIPTELIVRTSSERRPPRTTVSPPRAPGHG
- a CDS encoding metallophosphoesterase family protein, yielding MVEGSMTQGAGQGPEVRTATLRDFRVPAYVYEGVRETGNQAAEHGDRAAAEQEQTAAQAPAAGQGPGPAQGQFPTGHAPQAQRAPYAPQTPSGAPGSTPPRIPAQPGAGRHAHAPEAQAHPMAAQAPAPVPQAMTAPAHPGAAGEMPAGYTPTERDLPVINRGDTVQVEVREMPEPPPAPGGDELGPLYVVGDVHGYLDELVAALQAEGLIDADLTWCAGNTRLWFLGDFTDRGPDGIGVIDLVMRLSAEAAAAGGYCKALMGNHELLLIGAKRFGDTPVNSGAGTATFQAAWLLNGGQKTDMERLEDHHLQWMARLDAIEEADGHLLVHSDTTAYLDYGDSIEEVNDTIREALTRNDADEYWDLFRKFTKRFAFRDDSGPAAVRELLDVYGGSRIVHGHSPIPYLLGEVGSEYDGDDDGRPVIEGPHVYADGLAIAMDGGVTMAGKLLVCQLPLAN
- the thiC gene encoding phosphomethylpyrimidine synthase ThiC, producing MTTSDTRTPVSDQGESPSGAGKSTGWHKAYIEGSRPDLRVPVRQVHLTNGKAVTLYDTSGPYTDPEIDTDVRRGLTPLRENWIIGRGDTEEYAGRPARPEDDGIKHTSPRGGLRNLDAVFPGRPRQPRRARAGQAVTQLAYARRGEITPEMEYVAIRESMAPEVVRDEIAAGRAVLPANVNHPEIEPMIIGKKFLVKVNANIGNSAVTSSIEEEVDKMTWATQWGADTVMDLSTGRNIHTTREWVLRNSPVPIGTVPLYQALEKVDGKAEELTWEIYKDTVIEQAEQGVDYMTVHAGVRLPYVPLTANRKTGIVSRGGSIMAAWCLAHHKESFLYEHFEELCEILAAYDVTYSLGDGLRPGSIADANDRAQFAELETLGELNKIAKAHDVQTMIEGPGHVPMHKIKENIDLQQEICEEAPFYTLGPLTTDIAPAYDHITSGIGAAMIGWWGTAMLCYVTPKEHLGLPNRDDVKTGVITYKIAAHAADLAKGHPGAQDWDDALSDARFEFRWEDQFNLALDPVTAREFHDETLPAEPAKTAHFCSMCGPKFCSMKISQDIRREHGGTQAEIEQGMAEKSAEFAAAGNRVYLPIAD
- a CDS encoding YibE/F family protein gives rise to the protein MTTTEPPTPPPPPEPPGPHGHGPGHGHGHGHSHAHSHGPAAPVSRHLRKVIAAVLIPFATAVLVGLVVLWPGGTPDHERTGVGFDRQTQSATVAKVDTLPCEDVNASQTPPNGDTSTPEGQSAQSRAKGTCKKATIKVTSGPDKGYTFTEIVQPDSPRQLKQGQGVVVAYEPKAPKGLQYSIADVNRKVPMALLAGIFALAVVVVGRLRGVMALVALAVSFLILTFFILPAILQGSNPLVVAVIGASAIMLIALYMCHGLTARTSVAVLGTLISLLLIGLLGSLFIGWASLTGNTDDNTGLIHGLYPDIDMSGLLLAGVIIGSLGVLDDVTVTQTSAVWELHQANPTMGWRGLYRAGIRIGRDHIASVVNTLVLAYAGAALPLLLLFSIAQSSVGTVANSELVAEEIVRTLIGSIGLVASVPVTTALAALVVSADRQGPAAAPGTAGAASSHPAGPGGAVGPGGPGDLGGPGGPGGPGGPSGPGGPSGPGGPTGAEGVGPAGPAGVASPRTGASPARPRLTRGGTGRRRKP
- a CDS encoding SsgA family sporulation/cell division regulator produces the protein MRESVQAEVMMSFLVSEDLSFRIPVELRYETCDPYAVRLTFHLPGDAPVTWAFGRELLVDGVGRACGDGDVHIAPTGPDDLDEAVIRLQVGGDQALFKVGIPPLLAFLDRTDRLVPLGQERTLADFDTHLDEALYRILAEEQSAG